From Pyrenophora tritici-repentis strain M4 chromosome 1, whole genome shotgun sequence, the proteins below share one genomic window:
- a CDS encoding DUF2373 multi-domain protein — MAQDGARVPAWRKLGLTLKNQKQPGVAVPEQQAPASDPKRPDTYERPDVAQQQFHAPNEPAINGKSPKLGKRKHQHEPAEDVAKESKKSRTADAESDVNGETTHLPSAETKLESAIVEDITERAPASGGAIKGDSNYRKKKEKPAKRRRDNHGASEGGSRVLIKPHHVSALSPDEPERATLLLSTESNSSAETAGTPQRPIKSSRKDPSGSPPTDRRKCVAFTPDTKKSDGNTGQDYFKAWVAEQKGDGPVSQPPEVSNFVLHSLIAHEEKTARKNGQLDKKQPKEDTASPKPTENATKEKQQPKPVIEEKAISAPAEPKPAVSATPNSAKGKKKNPSIYISYLNQYHYDRANWKFNKAKQNDVVDNALNIFRIPDQHSDALIEYVAGLQGAGVIERLRERCHATVKDLDEQDAQMDDAEARKVAQEEAEQERILKEWKRRETDSDVAELAVHPHSPGFIRRLQRKRAMNLLNALSRAAPVLPAVAPRTSLNPLMEHVEPAKSMARKRKRRTEVSSDESSSDSIPLLNNPWDN; from the exons ATGGCTCAAGACGGTGCAAGAGTGCCGGCATGGCGGAAACTGGGTCTCACCCTGAAAAACCAAAAGCAACCCGGAGTCGCCGTACCTGAACAACAAGCACCAGCAAGCGACCCAAAACGTCCTGATACCTATGAGAGACCAGACGTTGCCCAACAGCAATTTCATGCGCCTAATGAGCCTGCCATAAACGGCAAATCGCCAAAGCTCGGCAAGCGAAAACACCAACATGAGCCAGCTGAGGATGTTGCCAAAGAGTCCAAGAAGAGTAGGACTGCTGACGCTGAAAGCGACGTCAACGGAGAGACCACTCATTTGCCTTCCGCCGAGACTAAACTAGAGAGCGCGATAGTGGAGGATATCACAGAAAGGGCTCCAGCATCAGGAGGTGCCATCAAAGGAGACTCCAATTAccgcaagaagaaggagaagccAGCAAAACGCCGGAGAGACAACCACGGTGCCTCCGAGGGCGGATCACGTGTTCTCATTAAGCCTCACCACGTTTCTGCTCTTTCACCTGACGAGCCGGAACGTGCAACTTTGCTTCTATCCACAGAGTCAAATTCAAGCGCAGAAACAGCCGGAACCCCGCAAAGACCCATCAAGTCCAGCCGCAAGGACCCCTCAGGCTCACCACCAACCGATCGAAGAAAGTGTGTCGCATTCACCCCGGACACCAAAAAGTCCGACGGCAACACTGGCCAGGACTACTTCAAAGCTTGGGTCGCAGAGCAGAAAGGCGACGGACCCGTTTCGCAACCACCAGAGGTCTCGAATTTCGTCCTACATTCGCTCATCGCCCACGAGGAGAAGACTGCCAGGAAAAACGGGCAACTCGACAAGAAACAGCCAAAGGAAGATACCGCTAGTCCCAAGCCGACAGAAAACGCAACGAAGGAGAAGCAGCAACCAAAGCCGGTGATCGAGGAGAAGGCAATTTCCGCCCCTGCAGAGCCGAAGCCGGCTGTCTCTGCCACACCGAACTCAGCAAAgggaaagaagaagaatCCATCCATCTACATCAGCTATCTTAACCAATACCACTACGACCGCGCCAACTGGAAGTTCAACAAAGCAAAGCAGAACGACGTGGTGGATAACGCACTAAATATCTTCCGGATCCCAGATCAACACTCGGACGCACTAATTGAGTACGTCGCCGGCCTACAAGGTGCAGGTGTCATTGAACGTTTGCGTGAGCGGTGTCACGCAACTGTAAAGGACCTCGACGAACAGGACGCCCAAATGGACGACGCCGAAGCTCGCAAGGTAGCCCAGGAGGAAGCGGAACAAGAACGCATCTTGAAGGAATGGAAGCGAAGAGAGACAGATAGCGACGTTGCAGAGTTGGCCGTGCATCCACACAGTCCTGGTTTCATCCGACGACTTCAACGAAAGCGTGCTATGAATCTTTTGAACGCACTCAGCCGTGCAGCGCCAGTACTACCAGCCGTCGCTCCTAGAACTTCACTAAATCCATTGATGGAGCATGTGGAGCCAGCCAAGTCCATGGCACGCAAACGCAAGCGGAGGACTGAAGTATCGAGCGACGAGAGCAGTTCTGATAGCA TACCTCTCCTGAACAATCCATGGGACAATTAG
- a CDS encoding Amelogenin domain containing protein, with protein MTHPYLPTELIELISTYLDLPTFRSMRLTSQELSKQTLHHLRTHYLSTQHLSWTRSSLDVFLARNTHPTLSGALIHLVVDATPHHAQTLWRASKTIAEKQAASPWPHTGGAELNGQLNAARTASTAANTFFNETRWDIKVLMTVFASLGKLESLVFEYAGLEMKYAKFGNRYCACSQHEMSRPFVSTMAAVAATGLRVGGIHVGDSNYGAVGIGRLESLAPVLGKFDEAFAKLTSLELRLRDWRCPDEGFALDDNARAPFVVRFLAKAAQLKELKLDCHTNFEDDVFGHMARHCVFPQLKRCKLTTLPINVHNPRDLHTFLLPCTETLEFLHLQSVLLPGGGEEASWPELLEDLASDETVLKTLKELMLHNLFAAKGNRIWFRGAPLGSLLGEHDEVGLWRRDILDRDIIPSSSGSRDMWEGLVGAYPWVGFI; from the coding sequence ATGACACACCCCTACCTCCCCACGGAGCTAATCGAGCTAATATCCACCTACCTGGACCTCCCCACCTTCCGCTCCATGCGCCTAACCAGCCAGGAACTAAGCAAGCAAAccctccaccacctccgCACCCACTACCTCTCTACCCAGCACCTCTCCTGGACCCGTTCAAGCCTCGACGTCTTCTTAGCAAGAAACACGCACCCCACCCTCTCCGGCGCACTCATACATCTCGTGGTGGATGCTACACCACACCACGCGCAAACCCTCTGGCGCGCGAGCAAAACCATTGCTGAGAAACAAGCTGCTTCGCCATGGCCACATACAGGCGGCGCGGAGCTAAACGGGCAGTTGAATGCTGCGCGTACGGCATCGACGGCGGCGAATACGTTTTTCAATGAGACGAGGTGGGATATCAAGGTTCTCATGACGGTGTTTGCGAGCCTGGGTAAACTGGAGAGTTTGGTGTTTGAGTACGCCGGGTTGGAGATGAAGTATGCGAAGTTTGGGAATAGGTATTGTGCGTGTAGTCAACATGAGATGAGTCGACCGTTTGTTAGTACCATGGCGGCGGTGGCGGCGACGGGGTTGCGTGTTGGTGGTATTCACGTCGGGGACAGCAACTATGGCGCTGTTGGTATTGGGCGGTTGGAGAGTCTAGCACCGGTTCTTGGAAAGTTTGACGAGGCGTTTGCGAAATTAACGTCATTGGAACTTCGTCTGCGCGATTGGCGCTGCCCGGATGAGGGTTTCGCACTCGACGATAATGCACGCGCGCCCTTCGTAGTCCGTTTCCTGGCAAAAGCCGCGCAGCTGAAAGAGTTGAAACTAGATTGCCACACCAACTTCGAAGACGACGTCTTCGGACACATGGCCCGCCACTGCGTCTTCCCCCAGCTGAAGCGCTGCAAGCTAACCACACTACCCATCAACGTCCACAACCCGCGCGACCTGCACACTTTCCTGCTGCCCTGTACAGAGACCCTCGAATTTCTGCACCTGCAGTCCGTGCTGTTGCCGGGAGGTGGCGAGGAGGCTTCTTGGCCGGAGTTACTGGAAGACCTGGCGAGCGATGAGACGGTGTTGAAGACGCTGAAGGAGCTCATGTTGCATAATTTGTTTGCGGCAAAGGGGAATCGTATATGGTTTAGGGGGGCTCCGTTGGGCAGCTTGTTGGGGGAGCACGACGAGGTGGGCTTGTGGAGGAGGGATATCTTGGATCGGGATATTATTCCGTCGTCGTCGGGGTCGAGGGACATGTGGGAGGGTTTGGTTGGGGCGTATCCATGGGTGGGTTTCATCTGA
- a CDS encoding PRE1, 20S proteasome gives MSGSAGYDRHITIFSDQGRLYQVEYAFKAITAANITSLGVRGKDCAVVISQKKVPDKLIDPSSVSHIFRLSPSVGCVMTGSIADARASVSRARGEAAEFRYKFGYEMPCDVLAKRIANISQVYTQRAYMRPLGVATTLISLDSEFGPQLYKCDPAGYYVGYKATASGPKTQEALNFLEKKLKNKEHAEGSWEEVVELAITALSTVLSVDFKKGELEIGIVGGPKAGGQEGRDLTFRALTEDEIDERLQSIADKD, from the exons ATGTCTG GAAGCGCAGGTTACGACCGACACATTACCATCTTCTCGGACCAAGGTCGTCTCTACCAAGTCG AATATGCATTCAAGGCGATTACGGCAGCAAACATCACATCATTGGGAGTGCGGGGCAAGGACTGTGCGGTAGTCATCTCGCAGAAGAAGGTGCCC GACAAGCTCATCGACCCCTCCTCGGTCTCGCACATCTTCAGACTGTCGCCCTCGGTCGGCTGTGTCATGACGGGATCCATTGCCGATGCCAGAGCCTCCGTGAGCAGAGCGCGGGGTGAGGCTGCTGAGTTCCGCTACAAGTTTGGCTACGAGATGCCCTGCGATGTGCTTGCTAAGAGGATAGCCAACATCAGTCAGGTCTACACACAGCGG GCGTACATGCGGCCGCTCGGTGTAGCCACGACGCTCATCTCGCTCGACTCGGAGTTTGGCCCCCAGCTCTACAAATGCGACCCGGCAGGCTACTACGTTGGCTACAAGGCAACCGCTTCTGGCCCCAAGACGCAAGAGGCGCTCAACTTCCTCGAGAAGAAGCTGAAGAACAAGGAGCATGCTGAAGGCAGCTGggaggaggtggtggagCTGGCCATTACCGCATTGAGCACAGTGTTGTCGGTGGACTTCAAGAAGGGCGAATTGGAGATTGGAATTGTGGGAGGACCCAAGGCCGGCGGTCAGGAGGGCAGAGATTTAACCTTCAGGGCCCTCACCGAGGACGAGATCGACGAACGTCTGCAGTCAATCGCAGACAAGGACTAA
- a CDS encoding putative membrane anchor opy2 protein: protein MSIRALRDAESVFRLDKRCKLCEQAPLSCEGITCPANQVCVQSSRTCDECASVACQIDPIASSPAPANKTNVGAIAGGVIGGVAFIAILTFVVWKFCLKGKRRSVSDEGEWQSVDLAQQEKEDNDFQSRRSARASTHTVASMASSVLTRASNIIQIAYIPGVTNRSGPGSPDLLVPPVPPIPSMSPSSGMTSPYSNADQHFFVPDFRDSIMSASTVGRTSIAPSLAQRGSVASTMYRQNAIVSPLPAQTIVRGKAAVVSVKSTATNSPAETPKEFDTPPVPQIDPKHGGLKPIRIQMPGVSPANSVRSTAQLGGVKALNITKKRSMDITPPKSSSNSLASDDRTLVNSPEVLVPSARPLTGYSTTSSDDGVAHSRARRGSLASESGEESDDDHARAKQTLFRNSSTSSRDSGVTEIQDKTPTMDRSPFTDSSSLEPPRPMMSQRITSYDTSRTPMTPIVEEAASKRGSTVSRRDQSPFHDSNKSEL from the exons ATGTCTATCCGTGCGCTCAGAG ATGCCGAGTCCGTCTTCCGTCTGGATAAACGTTGTAAGCTGTGTGAACAGGCGCCTCTGTCCTGCGAAGGCATCACATGTCCAGCCAACCAGGTCTGCGTGCAAAGTTCGCGGACCTGCGACGAGTGTGCTTCCGTTGCCTGCCAAATTGACCCCATCGCCTCGAGTCCAGCCCCTGCCAACAAGACAAATGTTGGTGCCATTGCTGGAGGTGTCATTGGCGGTGTCGCTTTCATCGCCATCCTTACTTTTGTTGTGTGGAAGTTCTGCCTAAAGGGAAAGAGAAGGTCCGTGTCCGACGAAGGGGAATGGCAATCTGTCGACTTGGCACAGCAGGAGAAGGAAGACAACGACTTCCAGTCACGGCGCAGTGCGCGAGCTTCAACACACACCGTTGCCTCGATGGCCTCTTCCGTTCTCACCCGTGCCTCCAACATCATCCAGATCGCCTACATCCCTGGTGTTACCAACCGTTCAGGACCTGGATCTCCCGACCTACTTGTTCCTCCCGTTCCTCCGATTCCTTCCATGTCGCCTTCGTCTGGTATGACCAGCCCGTACTCCAACGCCGACCAGCACTTTTTTGTGCCCGATTTCCGCGACTCCATCATGTCAGCCAGCACTGTCGGCCGTACGAGCATCGCCCCGAGTCTCGCCCAACGAGGCAGTGTTGCATCGACAATGTACCGACAAAACGCCATCGTATCACCACTACCGGCACAGACTATTGTGCGAGGGAAGGCCGCCGTCGTCAGCGTCAAGTCAACTGCTACCAACAGCCCAGCAGAGACACCCAAGGAATTCGACACACCACCCGTACCGCAAATCGACCCCAAACACGGCGGCCTCAAGCCCATCCGCATCCAAATGCCTGGCGTTAGCCCTGCAAATTCTGTCCGTAGCACCGCGCAACTAGGTGGCGTCAAGGCCCTTAACATCACTAAGAAGAGGAGCATGGATATCACTCCACCAAAGAGCTCCTCCAACTCACTAGCGAGCGACGACCGAACACTAGTCAACTCTCCCGAAGTTTTGGTTCCATCAGCGCGACCACTCACTGGTTACTCGACGACCTCGTCTGACGATGGCGTAGCCCACTCGCGCGCCCGCCGGGGCAGCCTAGCGTCGGAATCCGGGGAGGAGTCAGATGACGACCATGCACGCGCTAAGCAAACATTGTTCCGCAACAGCTCCACCAGCTCGCGTGATTCAGGCGTTACTGAGATCCAGGACAAGACGCCAACCATGGACCGCAGCCCATTCACTGACAGCTCCTCGCTCGAACCCCCACGACCGATGATGTCGCAACGCATCACATCGTACGACACTTCACGCACACCAATGACACCCATTGTCGAAGAAGCAGCATCAAAACGGGGCAGCACTGTATCCAGACGGGACCAAAGTCCATTCCACGACAGTAACAAGAGCGAGCTATAA
- a CDS encoding Dimer-Tnp-hAT domain containing protein produces MEPSTPTSPSPSNIIRLDLTSLTPSPIPTSSPTPILSPTPIQYHESPDEFVQGGITYVKRAIIARKDFRQGTSHIWKYGLQYIRDSDKKEVYYCHECRVGKSKQELFVINGTSRIRNHLEQKHQIDPQSGIKRKGSVRKSIIDQQKDGAASSIFFWKESVEKFKELLIRWIVYCHIAFFQLENQYFRELLLFLNPALLNHLPKAAKTIRSWVMNAFISKKQQLREDLHHSRSRISISFDLWTSPNPYAILGVVAMWIDTTGMRRVTALGMRRIYGEHTGENLGSVVLELLEEYDISGDQIGYFMLDNASANDTAVEFILKDLCPWMKSKQRRHRRLRCLGHVINLCCQAFLMGRNCEKYLAKLEKHHQRGDYTKVEELWKKFGCLGRLHNLVRYIRLTPQRREEFATIIIGGDLSQFDGLELIQNNSTRWNSWFYSITRALNVRERLELFSARHVPGKGSVGIANFKLDGQHWFELGKIELALKDFYAATLLSEGKKTSLADWFSTLDCLLREISETKDHYHDIHTEDDNNFTWKYLQGCADAAWLKCVEYYNNQQLNWQNRFPEDTDLPPAYYAAQILDPYRKCGWFRQEWVLHGDEEKKRWFENAQLAVKHLWETEYKGRYPVEMLPPPARKERDPDPAFDRQREHKRIRIDAPVSTTDLYEQYISTDRLHNEEAGCNEAIAYWLSRYDSQRDLARFALDMFAISPMSDECERLFSSAKLTIVDRRGRLKADIIEACECLRAWYGKPQAEGNSDIEDSENEDD; encoded by the coding sequence atggagccttcaacaccaacctcaccgtccccatcgaatattataagactagatttaacgtctcttactccatctcctatccccacgtcatcacccacccctatactatcacccactcctattcaatatcacgaatctccagatgagttcgtgcagggcggtatcacgtacgtgaaacgtgcaataattgcaaggaaggatttccgtcaaggtacatcacacatctggaagtacggactccaatacattcgagatagcgataagaaagaggtgtattactgccatgagtgcagggttgggaagagcaagcaagagttgtttgtcatcaatggcacttctaggatccggaatcacctggaacagaagcaccagattgatccccagagtggcatcaagcgaaagggttctgtacggaagtctataatcgaccagcaaaaggatggggctgcttccagcatctttttctggaaggagtcagtagagaagtttaaagagcttctaattcgttggattgtgtactgccatatcgccttctttcaattagagaaccagtactttcgtgaactactcctctttttaaatccggcactactcaaccacctcccgaaggctgcgaagactatccgaagctgggtaatgaatgcattcatatcgaagaagcaacagcttagggaggacctacaccattcacggagtaggatctctatctcctttgatctctggacttcaccaaacccttacgctatcctaggcgtcgtcgctatgtggattgatactaccggcatgcgacgtgttaccgctttaggtatgcgacgtatatacggcgaacatactggagagaatcttggatcggtggtccttgaattgctggaagaatacgacattagcggagatcagattggatactttatgctggataatgcctcggcaaatgataccgctgttgagtttatactcaaggatctctgcccatggatgaagtcaaaacaacgtcgtcatcgccggctgcgttgcttgggccatgtcatcaacctctgttgccaggcgttccttatggggcgaaactgtgagaagtatcttgcgaagctggagaagcatcatcaacgtggcgactatacgaaggtggaagagctctggaagaagttcggatgtttgggtcgtcttcacaacctggtgcgatacatcaggcttactccacaacggcgtgaggagtttgctacaattattatcggcggagatctttcgcaattcgacgggcttgagcttatccagaacaactcgacccgctggaactcatggttttattcgattacacgtgcattaaatgttcgagaacgtttagagctcttctcggctcgtcatgtacctggaaagggctccgtagggatcgcgaactttaagcttgatggacagcactggtttgagcttggaaagattgaactcgctctcaaagacttctatgctgcaactttgctttctgaaggtaagaagacgtcacttgcggactggttttcaactttggactgccttctccgggagataagcgagacgaaggatcactaccacgacatccacactgaggacgataacaactttacatggaagtaccttcaaggctgcgctgatgctgcttggttaaagtgcgttgagtactataacaatcagcagctgaattggcaaaatcgattccctgaagatactgaccttccaccggcatattatgcggctcaaatccttgatccatatcgcaagtgtggatggttcaggcaagagtgggttcttcatggcgacgaagagaagaagaggtggtttgaaaacgcacaattagcggtgaagcatctctgggagacagagtataagggaaggtaccctgtcgagatgctgccaccaccagccaggaaggagagagatcctgacccagcatttgatcgccagcgggaacataagcgcattcgaatagacgctccagtttctacaactgatttgtatgaacaatacatctctactgaccggcttcataacgaagaggcaggttgcaatgaggctattgcgtactggctatctcgctacgactcccaacgagatctcgctcgcttcgctctagacatgtttgcgatctcgcctatgtcggatgaatgcgaacgtctttttagtagcgcgaagcttactatcgtcgatcgccgtggtaggctgaaggcagatattatagaagcgtgcgagtgtctccgggcctggtatggaaagccccaagctgaggggaacagcgatatcgaggatagtgagaacgaagacgactag
- a CDS encoding Tymo-45kd-70kd domain containing protein codes for MTFGSAQTYQFALTAKECAIFRAIRNVEPGLVSANLPKTLELSVKNQDGGFIGSCTIETRDMFKNFVSAAVGFYEELIKDPAGTLEPVEPELVYTESATQTQEITVVAPDLKSIVRDMSWVQIREAKIPACVKQVAFTIDDHGLTPDYREELQSEYPGVAILTPSMRMKEEVAQRVLEQAKAEITTPMKMEEEMTQGVLEQAKPKGVTEMIIELDEAEVAQNPLLEKVMRDRHPWATIESRPSPSISRKRTQRTTESRPSSPRRPDPLEHLKDLADFAVGPDPPADDEFGYRFAISTGWNTLSYPRKLEIAHARAIQHHYGKVADGLGCSHCVEKGYQCKVYLPQLCNLSHIAFGQSCQNCRLQGVRCDLPAATRERMPVPTGPAALRLDTQNVPSFGSHETPYTPPPTTTSNTPKPNLASRITNVVSSGPDSYSHCAYYKSRDILQFADEINYRVPGKARIVISAMYGKLWKHLETEPYGKRFITLMLHYENLITLYVLTYLRKEYEEAFQVLLRFQHTNCNKPGQLPEVDAVLPLFEWLPADAPLRRWVAILFATRWNFSQMEAMELQVRQNEVLKTFVHEVAAARGSSDGQGVDELQKRWCEVHLHELGSEEHQECERMEESLEEEVVPTVWRDDRGREAVGRPTRGSSAGPVSPVSGSKRRADDDTAQRPFKWRGSARGRGRGGRGRGRGESSRWDD; via the coding sequence ATGACATTTGGCAGCGCACAGACGTACCAATTTGCTTTGACGGCCAAGGAATGCGCCATCTTTCGCGCTATACGCAATGTCGAGCCAGGCCTTGTTTCCGCCAACCTACCTAAGACGTTAGAACTCTCTGTCAAGAATCAAGATGGCGGCTTCATTGGAAGTTGTACGATTGAAACCAGGGACATGTTCAAAAACTTTGTCAGCGCCGCTGTCGGATTTTACGAGGAACTGATCAAGGATCCTGCTGGAACACTCGAACCTGTTGAACCAGAGCTTGTCTACACTGAATCCGCAACCCAGACACAAGAGATTACAGTTGTGGCCCCAGATCTAAAGAGTATAGTCAGAGATATGTCATGGGTGCAAATTCGCGAGGCCAAGATTCCGGCTTGTGTCAAACAAGTCGCTTTCACAATAGACGACCATGGCCTCACTCCGGACTATCGGGAAGAATTGCAGTCTGAATACCCAGGTGTTGCAATCTTAACACCTAGCATGAGGATGAAAGAAGAAGTGGCACAGAGGGTCTTGGAACAGGCAAAAGCTGAAATTACAACTCCTATGAAGATGGAAGAAGAAATGACGCAGGGAGTCCTGGAACAAGCAAAACCCAAAGGAGTGACGGAAATGATCATCGAGCTCGACGAGGCCGAAGTTGCCCAAAATCCACTATTAGAGAAGGTGATGCGAGACCGACATCCGTGGGCAACTATAGAGTCAAGGCCTAGCCCCAGCATATCCAGGAAGCGTACCCAGCGAACAACCGAATCCCGACCCTCATCACCCCGCAGACCAGACCCACTGGAGCATTTGAAAGACCTTGCGGATTTCGCAGTCGGGCCAGACCCGCCTGCAGACGATGAGTTTGGATATCGGTTTGCCATTAGCACAGGATGGAATACATTATCCTACCCGCGGAAGCTGGAAATTGCACATGCCCGAGCCATTCAGCATCACTATGGCAAAGTGGCCGATGGACTAGGATGCTCGCACTGTGTTGAAAAGGGATACCAGTGCAAAGTATACCTTCCACAGCTCTGCAATCTCTCCCACATAGCATTCGGCCAATCATGCCAAAACTGCAGACTACAAGGTGTCCGATGCGATCTCCCTGCCGCGACACGAGAACGCATGCCGGTACCAACGGGACCCGCAGCACTGCGACTCGACACACAAAACGTGCCCAGCTTTGGCTCGCATGAGACACCCTACACGCCTCCGCCTACGACAACATCCAACACGCCAAAGCCAAATCTTGCATCCCGAATCACAAACGTCGTCTCCAGCGGCCCCGACTCGTATTCACACTGCGCCTACTATAAATCACGCGACATACTCCAATTTGCAGACGAGATCAACTACCGCGTCCCCGGAAAAGCGCGCATCGTCATAAGCGCCATGTACGGCAAATTGTGGAAGCACCTCGAAACGGAGCCGTACGGAAAACGCTTCATCACCCTCATGCTTCACTACGAGAACCTCATTACCTTGTACGTCCTCACCTATCTGCGCAAGGAATACGAAGAAGCCTTCCAAGTGCTCCTACGCTTCCAGCACACAAACTGCAACAAACCGGGTCAGCTGCCCGAGGTAGACGCCGTACTCCCGCTGTTCGAGTGGCTGCCAGCCGACGCGCCGTTGCGGCGGTGGGTAGCCATTCTGTTCGCAACGCGCTGGAACTTCAGTCAGATGGAAGCGATGGAACTGCAAGTCCGCCAGAACGAGGTGCTGAAGACTTTCGTACACGAAGTCGCAGCCGCCAGGGGCTCGTCTGACGGACAGGGTGTCGATGAGCTGCAGAAGAGGTGGTGCGAGGTGCATTTGCACGAGCTCGGGTCCGAGGAACACCAGGAGTGTGAGCGCATGGAGGAATCgttggaggaggaggttGTGCCGACGGTGTGGAGAGATGACAGGGGGAGGGAGGCCGTTGGGAGGCCGACGCGGGGGAGCAGTGCTGGGCCGGTATCGCCGGTTTCTGGGTCCAAGAGGAGAGCTGACGATGATACGGCGCAGAGACCGTTCAAGTGGAGGGGAAGTGCGAGGGGAAGGGGTAGAGGTGGTAGAGGGAGAGGAAGGGGGGAGAGCTCAAGGTGGGATGACTAG